A window of Jannaschia sp. M317 contains these coding sequences:
- a CDS encoding DMT family transporter, whose amino-acid sequence MDNRPAFAALHILAAMAVLGFVDQYVKLLAQETSLWSFHILRTIMIWAIVGAWLLVTGRRLRVRNWRGLIGRSASMSTAMIIYFGALGFLPVAQVAAGLFTAPIWVLVFSVAFFGLRIGPIRVLAVAMGFAGVVLVLSPDPATVSPFVFLPALAGAFYALAVIATREWCAGEGAVELALGIFTFMGLWGVGGVLVMGHGTDYLTLGWVSPTPLVLGLSLLQAVGSLLGVVLLTRGYQLAEASLVSVFEYSLLLFSAVFGWLIWGDMLGPLGFAGLALIACAGSLIALRGERRAAA is encoded by the coding sequence ATGGACAACCGACCGGCCTTTGCCGCGCTGCATATACTGGCCGCCATGGCGGTGCTTGGGTTCGTCGACCAATACGTCAAACTGCTCGCGCAGGAGACGAGCCTTTGGTCGTTCCACATCCTGCGCACCATCATGATCTGGGCAATCGTGGGTGCCTGGCTGCTGGTGACCGGTCGTCGCCTGCGGGTGCGCAACTGGCGCGGACTGATCGGGCGGTCGGCTTCCATGTCGACGGCAATGATCATCTATTTCGGCGCGCTTGGGTTTTTGCCGGTCGCACAGGTGGCGGCGGGTCTGTTTACCGCGCCGATCTGGGTTCTGGTGTTTTCCGTGGCGTTCTTCGGACTGCGCATCGGGCCGATCCGGGTTCTGGCGGTCGCAATGGGGTTCGCGGGCGTCGTTCTCGTGCTGTCGCCGGACCCGGCCACGGTTTCACCATTCGTGTTCCTGCCCGCGCTGGCCGGCGCCTTCTATGCGCTGGCGGTTATCGCGACGCGGGAATGGTGCGCGGGCGAGGGGGCCGTGGAACTGGCGTTGGGGATCTTTACCTTCATGGGCCTTTGGGGTGTCGGCGGGGTGCTGGTGATGGGGCATGGCACCGATTACCTGACCCTGGGTTGGGTATCGCCCACACCATTGGTCCTGGGCCTGAGCCTGTTGCAGGCGGTCGGCAGCCTGCTGGGCGTGGTCCTGTTGACGCGCGGCTACCAACTGGCCGAGGCTTCGCTGGTGTCGGTGTTCGAATATTCGCTGCTGCTCTTCTCAGCCGTCTTTGGCTGGCTTATCTGGGGCGACATGCTGGGGCCGCTGGGTTTTGCGGGTCTGGCGTTGATCGCCTGCGCGGGCAGCCTGATCGCCCTGAGGGGGGAGCGGCGGGCGGCGGCGTGA
- a CDS encoding 3-hydroxyacyl-CoA dehydrogenase NAD-binding domain-containing protein — MTDFTLSTDADGIATITWDVKNKSMNVLSLEGWDELDACVTQALADEAVKGVIITSGKDTFAGGMDLNVIAKMKAMSGDDPAAGLMEGLMKSHGILRRIERAGMDPKTLKGGKPVACVLPGTALGIGFEIPLACHRIFAADNPKAKIGLPEILVGIFPGMGGTTRLARKMGAMAASPFLLEGKLSDPRKAKAAGLIDEVSADPMADARAWVLSAKDADLVKPWDAKGYKMPGGAPYHPAGFMTFVGASAMVNGKTQGVYPAAKALLSSVYEGAMVPFDTALKIEARWFTHVLMNPSSEAMIRSLFINKEALEKGANRPDVADEKVSKVGVIGAGMMGAGIAYVSANAGIEVVLIDREQAAADKGKSYSEGILDKGMARKKVTEEKKAEVLGRITATTDLNALKDCDLIVEAVFEDVGVKAEMTQKIEAVVGENTIFATNTSTLPITDLARASARPEQFIGIHFFSPVDKMLLVEIIKGKQTGDRAVAKALDYVRQIRKTPIVVNDARFFYANRCIIPYINEGIRMVAEGVNPTLIENAAKLLGMPLGPLQLVDETSIDLGVKIAKATRAAMGDAYPDGAVDDVLFAFADAGRLGRKGGAGFYDYDAKGKRQGLWSELGARYPLAEQQPELHEVQNRMILAQVLEAVRALEEGVLEDIREGDVGAILGWGFMPWSGGPFSWLDIVGAAWATETCDTLSATHGDRFATPDLLRQMAEDGRSFYGSDQARAA; from the coding sequence ATGACCGACTTTACCCTTTCTACCGACGCTGATGGCATCGCCACGATCACATGGGACGTCAAAAACAAATCGATGAACGTGCTCAGCCTGGAAGGCTGGGACGAGTTGGATGCCTGCGTGACGCAGGCGCTGGCCGACGAGGCCGTGAAGGGCGTCATCATCACCTCGGGCAAGGACACTTTCGCGGGCGGCATGGATCTGAACGTCATCGCCAAGATGAAGGCGATGTCCGGCGATGATCCGGCGGCAGGTCTGATGGAAGGTCTGATGAAGTCCCACGGCATCCTGCGCAGGATCGAGCGTGCGGGCATGGACCCCAAGACGCTGAAGGGTGGCAAGCCTGTCGCCTGTGTCCTGCCGGGCACCGCGTTGGGCATCGGGTTCGAGATCCCGCTGGCCTGCCACCGCATCTTTGCCGCTGACAACCCGAAGGCCAAGATCGGCCTGCCCGAAATTTTGGTCGGCATCTTCCCCGGCATGGGCGGCACGACCCGCCTGGCGCGCAAGATGGGCGCGATGGCCGCCTCTCCCTTCCTGCTGGAGGGCAAGCTGAGCGATCCGAGAAAAGCCAAGGCCGCGGGCCTGATCGATGAGGTCAGCGCCGATCCGATGGCCGACGCCCGCGCCTGGGTTCTGTCCGCCAAGGACGCCGACCTCGTCAAACCCTGGGACGCCAAGGGGTACAAGATGCCCGGCGGTGCGCCCTATCACCCGGCGGGTTTCATGACCTTCGTGGGCGCATCGGCCATGGTCAACGGCAAGACGCAGGGCGTCTATCCGGCGGCCAAGGCGCTGCTGTCGTCGGTCTACGAAGGGGCCATGGTGCCCTTTGACACCGCGCTCAAGATCGAGGCACGCTGGTTCACCCACGTCCTGATGAACCCCTCGTCCGAGGCGATGATCCGCTCGCTCTTCATCAACAAGGAGGCGTTGGAAAAGGGGGCCAACCGCCCGGATGTCGCCGATGAAAAGGTCAGCAAGGTCGGCGTGATCGGCGCAGGCATGATGGGCGCGGGCATCGCCTATGTTTCTGCCAATGCGGGCATCGAAGTGGTGTTGATCGACCGCGAACAAGCCGCCGCCGACAAGGGCAAATCCTATTCCGAAGGCATTCTGGACAAGGGCATGGCCCGCAAGAAGGTCACCGAGGAGAAGAAGGCCGAGGTGCTGGGCCGCATCACGGCGACCACCGATCTGAATGCGCTCAAGGACTGCGACCTGATCGTCGAGGCGGTCTTCGAGGACGTGGGCGTCAAGGCCGAGATGACGCAAAAGATCGAGGCCGTGGTGGGCGAGAATACGATTTTCGCCACCAACACCTCTACCTTGCCCATCACAGATCTGGCCCGCGCCAGCGCGCGGCCCGAGCAGTTCATCGGCATCCACTTCTTCAGCCCCGTCGACAAGATGCTGCTGGTCGAGATCATCAAAGGCAAGCAGACCGGCGACCGCGCGGTGGCCAAGGCGCTGGATTACGTGCGCCAGATCCGCAAAACGCCGATCGTCGTCAACGATGCGCGGTTCTTCTACGCCAACCGCTGCATTATCCCCTACATCAACGAAGGCATCCGCATGGTGGCCGAGGGGGTCAATCCGACCCTGATCGAAAACGCCGCCAAGCTGCTGGGAATGCCACTGGGCCCGCTGCAATTGGTGGACGAGACCTCTATCGACCTGGGCGTCAAGATCGCCAAGGCGACGCGGGCGGCGATGGGCGATGCCTATCCCGATGGCGCGGTTGACGATGTGCTGTTCGCCTTTGCCGACGCGGGCCGTCTGGGCCGCAAGGGGGGTGCGGGCTTCTACGACTATGATGCCAAGGGCAAGCGTCAGGGTCTCTGGTCCGAATTGGGTGCCCGCTATCCCCTGGCCGAGCAACAGCCGGAGCTGCACGAGGTCCAGAACCGCATGATCCTGGCCCAGGTCTTGGAGGCCGTGCGCGCGCTGGAGGAAGGCGTGCTGGAAGACATCCGCGAAGGCGACGTGGGCGCGATCCTGGGCTGGGGCTTCATGCCCTGGTCGGGCGGCCCGTTCAGCTGGCTGGACATCGTGGGCGCGGCCTGGGCGACGGAGACCTGCGACACGCTCTCCGCGACCCACGGCGACCGGTTCGCCACGCCCGATCTGCTGCGGCAGATGGCCGAAGACGGGCGCAGTTTCTACGGCAGCGATCAGGCCCGCGCCGCCTGA